Proteins encoded in a region of the Mercenaria mercenaria strain notata chromosome 1, MADL_Memer_1, whole genome shotgun sequence genome:
- the LOC123543937 gene encoding uncharacterized protein LOC123543937, with protein MSFNETNHVIYFEILLKKSLFYLYTPISVKVTDTGAGKVTIRIVIMEVKLVLALVFCTCVWLSDGYNIDYLRASRILEKYAKSLEENAEKKGKSYRAQLQGDLCNFSTYDIDQDGVIEKDELLTISAGNDAVLAVLDLMADNKSVMPEEFYALVPMFIPECPDSDQK; from the exons ATGAGCTTCAACGAAACAAATCACGTGATTTATTTTGAGATACTACTTAAGAAATCGCTCTTCTATCTGTACACACCAATATCGGTGAAGGTTACTGATACAGGTGCAGGAAAAGTGACGATAAGAATAGTGATTATG GaggtcaaacttgtgctagctcTTGTTTTCTGTACTTGTGTGTGGCTTTCAGATGGCTATAACATCGATTATCTCAGAGCGTCACGAATTTTGGAAAAGTACGCGAAGAGTctagaagaaaatgctgaaaag AAAGGAAAGAGTTACAGGGCCCAGCTACAAGGTGATCTATGTAATTTCAGTACCTACGACATTGACCAGGACGGAGTAATCGAAAAGGACGAACTGTTGACTATCAGTGCGGGGAACGACGCAGTATTGGCTGTCTTAGATTTAATGGCAG ATAACAAATCAGTAATGCCAGAAGAATTCTATGCATTGGTACCTATGTTCATACCTGAATGTCCCGACTCTGACCAGAAATAA